Proteins found in one Hoplias malabaricus isolate fHopMal1 chromosome 17, fHopMal1.hap1, whole genome shotgun sequence genomic segment:
- the LOC136673358 gene encoding lysozyme g-like isoform X2 — MACVFGDITKIDTTGASERTARQDKLTVKGVEASYKLAETDLKRMNQYKPMITKVARAKQMDPAVIAGIFSRESRAGAALNNGWGDHGNGFGLMQVDKRHHTLRGAWNSEEHVTQGTEILIDFIKQIQKNFPSWSREHQLKGGISAYNAGVGNVRTYERMDVGTTGDDYANDVVARAQWYKRQGY; from the exons ATGG cctgtgtttttggagacaTCACTAAAATCGACACGACTGGAGCATCAGAGAGAACAGCTCGTCAGGACAAACTGACTGTGAAAG GTGTGGAGGCCTCGTACAAACTGGCAGAAACCGATCTGAAGAGGATGAATCAGTACAAGCCCATGATCACTAAAGTTGCCCGAGCGAAGCAGATGGATCCAGCGGTGATTGCTGGGATTTTCTCCAGAGAGTCCAGAGCCGGAGCCGCCCTCAACAACGGCTGGGGAGACCACGGCAATGGTTTCGGACTCATGCAG GTTGATAAACGTCACCACACTCTGAGAGGAGCCTGGAACAGTGAGGAACACGTGACTCAGGGAACTGAGATTTTAATCGATTTCATCAAACAAATTCAAAAGAACTTCCCCAGTTGGTCCCGTGAACATCAGCTTAAAG gAGGGATCTCAGCCTACAACGCTGGAGTGGGGAATGTTCGGACGTACGAGCGGATGGACGTCGGGACGACGGGAGACGATTATGCTAATGATGTGGTGGCCAGGGCCCAGTGGTACAAACGCCAGGGATACTGA